In Cydia fagiglandana chromosome 9, ilCydFagi1.1, whole genome shotgun sequence, a single window of DNA contains:
- the LOC134667427 gene encoding uncharacterized protein LOC134667427, translated as MWYVWCALLWSSCALGAAVEPEATTEAVPMATTSEAPRTLDRQASELAWRSWLKSPESGNPSAPPRRIITKSLFITPYVCPKGQRLDRNGCVQMVTVNKDEHERILLEQLNALFTSPPSDVMYDYGDEEAGPLQLSIPIGLDPQAAPLQSHEPAAEAHEQQLNVVKKDENKPNNDASIEAELELLKLQHSKPDNDTASLGGAGILNHNVLNNFLPYADKPKRDSPAANLTESSQTNTTDLGQKEQVYGHVNVDPVVYGTEYQNQQYDDLPKETEVTTEQTTESTPVLVNETIVNNTDVDKNNSVILTPVQNQTKDDVTTEKSGISTNLDEHLTKDKTKLSPESEYSDIGEAIKLISRYAEVTTDDNFAKDQKKYASKDDSVLGTRTKPLQHRRNKPLELAEPPLPIPHVFPQDTKEKPISTGYVPNEGYYRYPWTSQHIVTPPPNYPFRHLQDYWPDRRQVGGVYAGVGHENPRRHHHSYPHSYYRPHGLPDASQAGVYLRSEDAAQPQEYPYKTHASPMRSHNQDLYTLLGLRHWFSSESTSKR; from the exons ATGTGGTACGTGTGGTGCGCGTTATTGTGGTCGTCCTGTGCGCTGGGGGCGGCAGTGGAGCCTGAGGCCACTACGGAGGCCGTGCCGATGGCGACGACGTCGGAGGCGCCGCGCACGCTGGACCGGCAGGCCTCTGAACTCGCATGGCGCTCCTGGCTCAAGAGTCCTGAGAGCGGCAACCCCAGCGCCCCGCCAAGAAGGATCATCACAAAGTCGCTCTTCATCACGCCTTATGTGTGCCCTAAAGGACAACGGCTAGACAGAAACGGATGCGTTCAG ATGGTAACGGTGAACAAAGATGAGCACGAGCGCATCCTCCTCGAACAACTGAACGCGCTGTTCACGTCGCCGCCGAGCGACGTCATGTACGACTACGGCGACGAGGAGGCCGGCCCCCTGCAGCTCTCCATACCCATCGGTCTGGACCCCCAAGCCGCTCCGCTGCAGTCGCATGAGCCAGCCGCTGAG GCTCACGAACAGCAACTGAACGTTGTCAAAAAAGACGAAAACAAACCTAATAACGACGCGAGCATAGAAGCCGAATTAGAACTTCTGAAACTGCAACATTCGAAACCAGATAACGATACTGCCTCGCTCGGAGGCGCCGGCATCCTGAATCACAACGTGTTAAACAACTTCTTACCGTACGCGGATAAACCGAAAAGAGACAGTCCCGCGGCAAATTTAACTGAGTCATCTCAAACTAACACTACTGACCTAGGACAGAAGGAGCAAGTTTATGGCCACGTTAACGTCGACCCAGTTGTTTACGGTACGGAATACCAAAATCAACAATATGACGATTTACCTAAAGAAACAGAGGTAACAACTGAACAAACAACAGAGTCAACGCCGGTACTAGTTAATGAGACAATTGTTAACAATACCGATGTAGACAAGAATAATAGTGTTATTTTAACGCCTGTTCAGAATCAAACAAAAGATGACGTCACTACTGAAAAATCTGGCATAAGCACTAATTTAGATGAGCACTTGACAAAGGATAAAACTAAATTGAGCCCCGAAAGCGAGTATTCCGACATCGGAGAAGCAATAAAACTGATTAGTCGCTACGCCGAGGTAACAACTGACGACAATTTTGCTAAAGATCAGAAGAAATACGCTTCGAAAGACGATAGCGTACTCGGCACACGCACCAAACCACTTCAGCATCGTCGCAATAAGCCCCTCGAACTGGCTGAGCCGCCGTTGCCAATTCCGCATGTTTTCCCACAAGACACCAAGGAAAAGCCGATATCGACAGGTTACGTGCCTAACGAGGGTTACTACCGCTATCCCTGGACAAGCCAACATATCGTTACTCCTCCACCGAATTACCCGTTTCGTCATTTACAAGATTACTGGCCTGATAGGCGCCAAGTGGGCGGGGTCTACGCTGGCGTAGGCCACGAGAATCCCAGGAGACATCATCATTCGTACCCGCACAGCTACTACCGACCGCACGGGCTACCGGACGCGAGCCAGGCAGGCGTGTACCTGAGGTCGGAGGACGCCGCTCAGCCGCAGGAGTATCCGTACAAGACCCACGCGAGCCCGATGCGCTCCCACAACCAGGACCTCTACACTCTGCTCGGTCTAAGGCACTGGTTCAGCAGCGAAAGTACTTCAAAAAGATAG